TTAGCACTTTTGACAGATGAAAGGGCAAATGAGTTCGTAAATGAGCTAGAACCTGATGATAGGGCAAAGTTATTAGATGAGTTGCCGGCAAAGGTTGCCAACCGCTTAATGTCTTCGTTGTCAAAAGAGGAGCGAGATAAAACTGCTAATATTTTGGGGTACGAGCCAGAAACTGCGGGCCGCATAATGAACCCAAATATTTTAAAATTAAATGGTACTATGACAGTGACAGAAGCTGTCAAAAAAATTAAGGAAAGATATAAAGATATTGAAGATTTTCACTTTATTTTTGTAACTGATAAAAAAAGGAAACTTGTTGGTTACGTTTCTTTAATGGATGTTATAGTGGCAGACAAAGAAGATAAAATTGAAGATGTTATGGAACCTAATGTTTATAGCGTTTATACATCTGAAGACCAAGAAAAGGCTTCTCGACTATTACAAAAGGCTGACTTAATAGAACTGCCTGTTGTTGATAAAGAGGGTAGGTTGTTAGGTGTTATTACTGCTGATGATGCTATGGAAGTCCTTGAAAATGAAGCGACTGAGGATATTTTTGAAAAAGCAGGTCTTACTACATCTGATAATGAGGTAGATAGAAGTAAAAGAATGATTAACGGAACTGTACTTCAGATATGGAAGGTTAGACTACCATTTTTAATTATAACACTAATCGGTGGTTTGACAGCAGGTGCCGTAATTGGCAGCTTTGAAGAAACATTAGAGGCAATTGCAGCTGTGGCTATATTTATTCCAGTAGTAATGGATATGGGGGGGAATGTAGGTACCCAATCGTCAACAATTTTTACAAGAGCACTTATTTTAGGTCAGATTGATCGCAAGAGGTTCTCCAAACACTTTGCAAAAGAGGTAGGAATTGGAGCAAGCATGGGAATGTTATTGGGTATTGTCACTGGAGTTATCGCAGAGGTTTGGCAACAAATCCCTGGAATAGGATTTGCAGTTGGAATTGCTTTAGCGTTAACAGTTACCCTAGCAACAGCGTTAGGTTTTGCTATACCGTTCCTTTTAAATAAGTTAGGTTTTGACCAAGCAGCAGGATCGGATCCAATTATCACAACAATTAAGGATATATCAGGGCTTGCAATTTACTTTTTCCTAGTTACCCATTTCTTAGGACATTAAATGTAAAAAAGAGCGGTGATAGACTAGTATGTCTATTACCGCTTATCTATATAATGAGTTAAGGGGGCAAAAAAAGAGTTAAGGAGGCAAAACTATGTTTTTTTTGGAGTTTTTTCAACATAACATTTATATTTTTCATTTTATTATGCGCATCGCTCTAGCCTTTATTTTAGGAGGAATTATTGGCTTTGAAAGACAAAAGAGGCAACGTATGGCAGGAATGAGAACAAACGTATTAGTTTCGTTAGGGGCCTTTTTATTTGTAACATTATCTATGGTAATAGAAAGTGAATCAAGTCCCACAAGAATGGCAGCTCAAGTTGTTTCGGGAATTGGCTTTTTAGGAGCTGGCGTTATAATCAGGGATGGTACTAACATAAGGGGATTGAACACTGCCGCTACTCTCTGGTGTTCTGCTGCAATAGGAGTGTTAACAGGTGCCGGATTCTTATTTGAGGCTATAGTTGGTACAGTGTTTGTGCTGTTAGCAAATGTTTATTTGCGCCATGTTATCCAAAGGTTTGAAGATAAACCTAGATCAATTAGTGATTTTGAAACAGTATATAAACTTAGAGTTATCTGCTTAGAAAAAGAAGAATTTCATGTACGAGCGTTGTTGATTCATATGCTTCAAGGGGAGGATATAACCCTTACCAACCTCGAGAGTGAAGATGTTGATATGACAGAGTCGGCTGAGGTTACAGCTAGGGTTACAAGTATAATGAAATGTCACTCCACAATGGAGAAGATAGCTAGCAGGATAAGTTTAGAATCGGGTATCAGATCAGTTGGGTGGGAGGTTGAAGACTAACGTTGTTTTAATTTAATTATTTCTAAGCTTTACCAACTCTTTAAACTGTTGGTCTAATTGTTGATACTTTACGCTGTCAGGGGGCGAGTCTGATAGCTTACTTAATACTTCTGAGATTTTAGTTTCTACAAGAGCTTTATCCATTTGTTGCTGTGAGTGCTTTGATTGATTTTTCCACGGAGAAAGGTTTTTAATAATCTTATTATCTTTAATTTCTAAAGCAATATCACATGTGTTTTCCACAAGATAGCGGTCATGGGAGACTAAAATAAGAGTTCCTTTAAAGTCTTTTAACGCTTGTTCTAATTGTTCTTTGTTTGCGATATCTAAGTGATTAGTTGGCTCATCTAAAATTAGAAAATCGCAGGAATTTAATATAATGTTCACCAGTTTTACCTTTGTCCGTTCACCCATGCTCAAGTTTTTAATTTGATTTGTTACAGCCGCTGAATCAACACCTAGGTTAGCTAAAGTTGTTTGAGCTATACTTTGTCTGCGGCCGCTTTTAGCGTTGAGATACTCAAGGGGTGTAATATGCTCCTCTAAATCAGCTACATCTTGGGACAGATAACTAAATGTGGCAGAAGGACTAATCCATATCGTACCGTTATCTGGCTGCTCAGTTTGATTAATAAGTTTTAGTAAAGTTGTTTTTCCACAACCGTTAGGGCCGATAAGTGCAACTTTTTCCCCGCGGTTTAAATAAAAAGAGCTATTTTTAAACAAATCATCGCCGCTATATCCTTTTGATAAGTTACTGACCTCTAATATACGCTTGTTTTTTTTGAAATCAGCGGCAAAATCAAACTTTATCTGTCCCTCCTCCCAGGGCTTTTCCACTCCCTCTGAATCAATTTTTTCAAGCTTTTTTATTTTGGACTTTACTTTATCATCTATTTTTCTTGCACTTTTACGATAATGAGCCTTTGTTCCCCGCATATCAGATTGCTTTCCTGCTTTGCTCCACGATGTATTTGACCAGTTTTTTAGTCGATTAATTTCCATATTTATTTCTTTCTTTTTCTTCTCCTGCTTTGAATAGCAATTCCAATTTTCCAAAGTTTGACGCTGCTTTTGATCTTTATAGGCAGAATAATTTCCTTGAAAAACTTTTACCTCGCCACGGTCCACTTCTATAGTTTTATTAGTTACTTTATCAAGAAAAAATCGATCATGGGATATAACTAGCAAAGTGCCGTTATAGGTCTTTAAAGTATCAATCAACCAGTTTATTCCATCAAAATCCAAGTGGTTCGTGGGCTCATCTAAAATTAACAGAGTTGGATTTTTGCAAAGGACTTTTGCCAATGCTATTTTAGTTTTTTCGCCACCGCTAAGCTGTTCAAAATCAACTTTAACCTTTTCTCCGACCTTTATTTCGCTGGTGGTTTGATAAAAGTTAGATATGCTCTCTTGAATTATCTCCGTATCAGTATTTATATTGTTATAATCTGTAATCTGCTTTAAGTACCCAATAATTAACTTATCGGCCATTATGTTTATACTACCAGAAGTAGGTGAGATAGCTGCTAAGATTGCTTTTATCAAGGTAGTTTTGCCGGCGCCATTTTTACCGACAATGCCAATCTTATCGTTTTCAAACACGTCGAAAGTAACGTTTTTTAGTACCGTTTTATCTCCAAACTCTACACCAACGTTTGAAAGTGATATTAATTTATACATAAATAAAACCTCCATTCAAATAAAAAAGCTGTAACGGGACACAGCCCATTACAGCTTAAAGTTAAAGTTGTGCCCAAAGCACAACCTAAATAAGCGTAAGTGATATGTTCATGGCATGTGTTCTTTTATCTATAAACAAAAGGCAAAAAGGACATAGATATCCTGTAGGTAGTTCGCTTTTTTGCCAGTTATTTAATTTGATGAGATATTAAGAACACTTAATGAACATATTTTTTTAAGCAAAGCTCCTTTTTAAAAAGATTATATTATCAATATATACTGGTTTGGCAGAAAAGTCAAACAAAATAAAAATTAAGTTTTTTAACATCAAACAAACTAATGTACAAAAAACAATGAACATATGATAGTTAATGTTAAGTCCCTTTAGAGGGGGACTTAGTTTTTTTCTATGGTAAAGAGTAAACTTGTTGAAATGCTGAAAACTAAAGTAAACTAATGATTGAAAATTAGGCACTGTACTGGTAAAATAATTAATTCATAAAGCATTTGCTTTTCTGTTTTTATGCTTTTTGGTAGGTTGGAGTTGTTTACGGTATTTATTCTTCTAATGCCGGATTTTTGGAGAGATAAATAACAACCGGATGTCGAAGGAACTAGTTGAATCCAAACAATAAGCTCTCAAAAGTTGTTAAAGGCATCTTGAAGAGGTTTAAACAATCAAAAGCTGGCTCCTACATTGTTTAGGAGCCAGCTTTTGCTGCGCAATGAATTATTTATTATTTAGTCTAATAAGTAGCTAGATAGAATTTCACCATAGTACATGATGTGATAGTTTGCTTTAGGATAGTAACGGGGTTTGATGTCCCAATGTACCAAAGCAGGTTCCATGGCCTGTTGGTATACAACTTTACATTCGTAATGGAGATTGCATTGGCCTATAACTGGTACGTTAACTTTTTGTCCGTCTACGGCCTGTAATGATAGGTGTTTAAATTTGTCATAATCTCTTCCAGATTTAGTGCCACAGAATGCAAGTTCATCTTTTAGATTTGAGTTAAGAGGGACACTAATGGTAAACTCACCAGATTTTTCTAACAACTCATAAGTAAAGCGTGAGTAGCGCACCGCTAAGGTAAAGATAGGCTTACCCCAAAAAATTCCTACAGACCCCCAACCAATAGTCATAGTGTTGGTTTGATCACCATATTTAGTGGTGACAAAGGCACCCTTGGGCAGTTGATTAGTCATTTCAGTTAAATATTGGTTAAAATCAACTTCTTTAATCAAAAAAATCAGCTCCTTTAAAAAATGGTATTTATAATAACTATTATAAAATTTTATAAAAATAAACGAAACCCTTAAAAAAATTATTTTTTAGCAAATGTCTAAATTTAGTTAATGTAATTTTAAAGTTTGTGCTATATTGATATAGTTGATATAATGGTAATGTCAATTATTGAGGTGGGATAATATGAAGCTAGGATATGCATGTATTCCTTTTTCTATAGAGGAAAGGACCAACAAAAGTTTTCGCCTTTCCAACTTATCAAAGGAGCGTTTCTATCAAACTACACAGCAAAATATAGAAGGGTTAAAAAATATATTAACTTGGAACATACAGCATGATATTTTTTTGTTTCGCATAAGTTCTGACATAATACCTTTTGGTAGTCATCCAGATAATAAGTTTAATTGGGCAAATGATTTTAAGCCCGATTTAAGAGAAATAGCAGGAATCATAGAGAAAAATAAAATAAGAGTATCATTTCATCCGGGTCAATATACGGTTTTAAATTCCCCCAAAGAAAAAGTGCGGCAACAGGCTATGAATGATCTCGTTTATCATTGCCGTTTTTTGGATGAGATGGAACTGGATTATACCCATAAAGTTGTGCTTCATTGTGGTGGAGTATACAATGATAAGCTAAAATCAATGGCCAGGCTTAAGGATATCTTGTCAGAAGTGCCTAAAAATGTTTTAAGTAGGTTAGTGCTTGAAAATGATGATAAGAGTTATGATATAGCTGATACTTTAGAGGTTGCTAATCATGCAAATATACCAGTGATATTTGATTTATTTCATCATCGTTGCAATAGTCCTACAAAGAAAAATGAATACTATTGGTTTAAAAAATCAGTAAATACATGGTCTAAAAAAGATGGCGTACCTAAGGTCCATTACTCAAATCAAGCAGAAGGTAAAAAGATTGGTTCCCATTCCTTAACTATTAGCAGTGAAGATTTTATTGAGTTTTATAATAAATATAAAAATTATAATGTGGATGTTATGCTGGAGGTTAAAGACAAAGAGTTATCTGTGTTAAAATGTCAAAATCTAGTTAACGATGGCTTGTCAGTTAAACACCGTACAGATATTTGGGCTTTATACAAGTATGCTGTTATGGAAAAAGACTATTCGCTGTATAAAGAGTGTAGTAAAGTAATAAATAGTGATATAAATATTACAGAGTTCTATAAAATAGTGGATAAAGCAATTCTTATGCCCATAAACTACGGTTCTTTTGCCAATGCTGCAGAACATATATGGGGATATTTTAAAAATCAAGCAACACAGTCAGAAAAAAAGCGTTTTTTTGATACTTTAAAGCAAAGAGATGTTAAAAAAGTAAAAAAGATTCTTTGGGCTCTTACAAAGAAGTATAACAACGAATATCTTAAAAAATCTTATTTTTTCTGTTATTAAAAAGGAGGAGCTTTAAAATGAATAAAAATAAAAAAATATATAAGATTATAGGGGCTACCGTAGCTGCAATCATGATAGCAGGTGTTATGGCTCCACCTACAATAGGGATGTTTAGTTCTCAGCCTCAAATGGCGTATAAAGAACATTTAGATGAACTTAAGGTTGCTTTAGAAGAGGATCCTAATGATTATACAAAGATACTTGAATTAGCAAGCTTAAAAGTTGATGCAGCCAGTTATTATATATCACAAGAAGACTATAACAACGCAGAAGACTACCTGCATAAAGCCCTAAGTAACTATCAAACGGCACTGGAAATAAACGACGAAGATAAAATAAATATTTTAATAGAAAAAAGTTTTATTTATCATGAACTAGGTGAAGTGGAAAAAAGTGAAGAAACTATTTCCAATGCATATTCATTACAGCCAGAAAATCCTGAGGTCTTGCATAGCTATGCAATAATTCTCCTCAATATGGGAAAATATGAAAGTGCTCAAAAGCACTTTGTCAAACTAAGTGAGCATGAACAGTTAAGTGAAGAAGAAAGACAAACTTTTTCAGAATATGTAGACATTATAGAAGATGTATTACAAAAATAGTAAGCTTAAATCCACTGAGACAATATTTTCAGTGGATTTTTAACAAATAAAACTAATTGCTAAATGTGCAGAGTGACTTAGAAGTCCCGCAAGATTCTTTGCTTTAGACTCAGGTTACACTAGGTAGTTTGGGGGATTTATAAAAAAGTTGTCATATCAGATATTGTAGAGTTTTGCAATTGCTAATAAAAGGGGGAGTTAGATGTACAAAGGTGAAATAATCAGGCTAAGAGAGTATAGGCAAGATGATTTACATCAGGCTTTAGCTTATGTAAATGAGCCAGAAACCAAAAAAAACCTCAATCCAGGTATACCATACCCTTATACTTTGGAAGATGAAAAAAATTGGCTGGAAATGAACTCAGCAACTAAGGATATCTATAGTTTTGCGATTGAAACTATAGAGGATGATAAATATATTGGAGGATGTGGTGTTAATAGCATAGATTGGAAAAACAGTGTTGCGACAATAGGCATATTTATTGGTAAAGAGCACAGAGGAAAAGGCTATGGGACTGATGCTTTTAGAGTGTTGGTTGACTTTGCTTTTAACCAGGTGAATATCAACAAATTAAGTATAAGGGTGATATCCTTCAATAAAAGGGCGATAGCTTGCTATAAAAAATGTGGTTTTATGGTAGAAGGTACTCTGAGACAAGAAGTGTATAGAGATGGGAAGTACTATGACAATATAGCTATGGGGCTGTTAAAAGAAGAGTATCATAACAATTTATAGCTGGTTAAGTGGGTGTATATTAATTTAAAGTGTATCGAAGCTATATTATTGGCTAAAAAAGCTGCTCATTTTATTTATGAGCAGCTTTTTAGCATTCCATTTTTACTTTTTTAGAAAACTCTTTCTTTAATGTAGTTTTTAACCATATAATCATTACTATAAAAGTTAATAACTCTGAGATTGGAAAAGCAAACCAAACGGTACTTACAGAGCCAGTAAAAGATAGGAGGTAAGCTATAGGGAGTAGCAGGATAATTTGTCTTAGAAAGGATAAGGTCAAAGAAGGGAACCCATGCCCAATAGCTTGAAAGGTTGTAGCTCCGATAATAGCAGGACCTATGATAGGGAAAGCGATACTGATATTTTTAAAAGTAGTTTCAGTGATAAGAAGTAGCTCATGGTTATCCACAAAAGGGGCTGCAATGATATGAGGGAATAATTGGAATAATATAAATCCTGTCCCTGTAAATATAATACTTGCTGCAACACCGTATTTGATGGTTTTCTTTACCCTACCTATGTTTCCGTTGCTAAAGTTATAGCCTACTAATGGTATATAGCCTTGGGAAAGGCCAAAGACTGGCATGAAAACAAAGGACTGTACCCTAAAATATATACCAGTTGCAGATAAGGCGAGTTCATTCATTCCTCCTACAATCATGTTAATACCTGCAATCATTATAGCTCCTAACATCTGCATAACTGTTGCTGGAAGTCCTACAGTATATATTTTTTTGACTATATCTTTGTTAAAGGCAAAACCTTTATGAAATTTTGGCTGAACTTCATTTTTCCCCCTTAAAAGTATATAGATGACAGTTGCTGCTGTAATTATCTTGCTTATAATAGTAGCAATCGCAGCACCTTTTACCTCCATTGCTGGAATGGGGCCAAGACCAAAAATTAAAATTGGATCTAACAATATATTAGTAATTGCACCTGCAATCATTGCTATCATCGGTGTTAGAGTATTGCCTTGCCCCCTTAAAACATCACTTATCAAAAAACCTAAAAACATAGGTAGAGAACCTATTAAAATAATTCGGATATACTGCATTGCATAGGTAGTAGTAAGTGAATCATCGGTAAATAGGCTTATATATCTGTGAGGGAAAAATACACCTAGCAAAAAAATTATACTGCCATATAAAATTGAAATAACAATGACGTGTTCGGAAGTTTTGACAGCACCATCGTTATCCCCTTTTCCTAACATTCGTGAAATTAAAGAGTTAGTTCCTACCCCTGTTCCCACAGCTAAAGCTATAAGCATAATGTGAATAGGGAAAGCGATAGAAAGAGCTGCTATAGCTTCATCTCCCAGCTGTGCTACAAAGAAACTGTCTACTACGTTATATAAAGCTTGAACTCCCATGGCAACGATACCAGGAAGAGAGAGTTTAAATAATAGTGGCAATATAGGCTCTGTTCCCAATTTATTGCTATTTTTTACTTTGATAAGATTACCTCCGTTTAAACTTTATTCAATTGTTTAAATATACCATGTTAAAGGGGTCACTGTCTAGTTTTGGGAGGTTTTAAGTACTACCTTTTTCTTAGAGGCAAGGAGAAACACTGTTGAACCAATATAGCCCCCTAGTAGTCCGCCGACTACAGCTAAAATTAAGGCTGTTACAACAGTAATCGGTGCGTTAAAAGCAAAAGGTGCAAGCATACCAGGTATTGGTGAAGCTGTACCTGGAGCATTAGATACAATACCAAAGTAAACAGCAATAAGGCCACCTATCCCACCACCTAGGAAATTAGTAAAATAAATGGGAAGTGGATTGGTGGTAATTATGTCTGCTTGTGTTAGAGGCTCTAACATTACCGCTACCACATTGCTGTTATCCCCAAATTTTAACCTTTTAAATAAAACGCCATTAGCAAAAGCGCCAGCAAAACTGGCAATTGATGCTATGCCCATGGCTAAACCTTGTAGGCCAAGCATAGCAGTTAACGCCATCGAGCTTAGAGGAGAAGAGCAAATTACTTTAATGATACCTCCTAAAAAGAAACCCATAACGACTGGAGATTGCTCAGAAGCTATAACAATCATATCCCCGATATTTAACAAAGTGGCATCAACTATAGGGATTGTAATAACTGCAACAAACCTGCTAAAAGGTGCTAGCACTAAAGCTCCCACAATGGTGCTTACGCCACTTGGTAGTTTTTCTTCAAGTTTAGGAGCAATGATTCCCACTAAATATCCAGCTACAAAACCAGGGATGATACCAACCTCTAATAGAGCAGCTCCAGCTACAACTGCAAAAACTGGGTTGACGCCCATTTTAATTGGGACTAATATTGCTGCAATGGTTCCACTTAGACTTCCAGCAGAAACTCCAACCTCCTGCAAAAATTCAATGCCAAACAAGTCACCGCTTATAAAGTTGTGTACCGCTTCAACAAGAAAAGTAGCGATGGCAGTGCCTGCTAAAGCAGACATTGCTTCCTTACCCATGGGGGCTTTAAAACTAAAGAGCGAAAATAAAGTAAGTGCAAAAATAAGTAATGATAACCCGATAATAGTCTCCATTTATGAAAACCTCCTTGTAAATGAATTTTTAAGGCATATAAAAAAGAGAGCCATTTATGCATAGTAGTTCTATGCTAAATAGCTCTCTGTCCTTTTGCCTGATAGTTTGCTTGATTGTGAAATCAAGTTGCTTCTTCGGCGCATATAGTCTCTCCAGAGTTGTGTCACGTTACCATCCTTTTGCCTGAAAGTTTCGGATAAAAGTATTAGCTTCCTTT
This genomic interval from Proteinivorax tanatarense contains the following:
- the mgtE gene encoding magnesium transporter; translation: MKFQKVLELLNNNEISTLKDVINSYNSLDINSIIDQLEGDKKAVVFRLLNKDNAISAFELMDIDNQQQILALLTDERANEFVNELEPDDRAKLLDELPAKVANRLMSSLSKEERDKTANILGYEPETAGRIMNPNILKLNGTMTVTEAVKKIKERYKDIEDFHFIFVTDKKRKLVGYVSLMDVIVADKEDKIEDVMEPNVYSVYTSEDQEKASRLLQKADLIELPVVDKEGRLLGVITADDAMEVLENEATEDIFEKAGLTTSDNEVDRSKRMINGTVLQIWKVRLPFLIITLIGGLTAGAVIGSFEETLEAIAAVAIFIPVVMDMGGNVGTQSSTIFTRALILGQIDRKRFSKHFAKEVGIGASMGMLLGIVTGVIAEVWQQIPGIGFAVGIALALTVTLATALGFAIPFLLNKLGFDQAAGSDPIITTIKDISGLAIYFFLVTHFLGH
- a CDS encoding MgtC/SapB family protein, with translation MFFLEFFQHNIYIFHFIMRIALAFILGGIIGFERQKRQRMAGMRTNVLVSLGAFLFVTLSMVIESESSPTRMAAQVVSGIGFLGAGVIIRDGTNIRGLNTAATLWCSAAIGVLTGAGFLFEAIVGTVFVLLANVYLRHVIQRFEDKPRSISDFETVYKLRVICLEKEEFHVRALLIHMLQGEDITLTNLESEDVDMTESAEVTARVTSIMKCHSTMEKIASRISLESGIRSVGWEVED
- the abc-f gene encoding ribosomal protection-like ABC-F family protein; protein product: MYKLISLSNVGVEFGDKTVLKNVTFDVFENDKIGIVGKNGAGKTTLIKAILAAISPTSGSINIMADKLIIGYLKQITDYNNINTDTEIIQESISNFYQTTSEIKVGEKVKVDFEQLSGGEKTKIALAKVLCKNPTLLILDEPTNHLDFDGINWLIDTLKTYNGTLLVISHDRFFLDKVTNKTIEVDRGEVKVFQGNYSAYKDQKQRQTLENWNCYSKQEKKKKEINMEINRLKNWSNTSWSKAGKQSDMRGTKAHYRKSARKIDDKVKSKIKKLEKIDSEGVEKPWEEGQIKFDFAADFKKNKRILEVSNLSKGYSGDDLFKNSSFYLNRGEKVALIGPNGCGKTTLLKLINQTEQPDNGTIWISPSATFSYLSQDVADLEEHITPLEYLNAKSGRRQSIAQTTLANLGVDSAAVTNQIKNLSMGERTKVKLVNIILNSCDFLILDEPTNHLDIANKEQLEQALKDFKGTLILVSHDRYLVENTCDIALEIKDNKIIKNLSPWKNQSKHSQQQMDKALVETKISEVLSKLSDSPPDSVKYQQLDQQFKELVKLRNN
- a CDS encoding flavin reductase family protein; this encodes MIKEVDFNQYLTEMTNQLPKGAFVTTKYGDQTNTMTIGWGSVGIFWGKPIFTLAVRYSRFTYELLEKSGEFTISVPLNSNLKDELAFCGTKSGRDYDKFKHLSLQAVDGQKVNVPVIGQCNLHYECKVVYQQAMEPALVHWDIKPRYYPKANYHIMYYGEILSSYLLD
- the uvsE gene encoding UV DNA damage repair endonuclease UvsE: MKLGYACIPFSIEERTNKSFRLSNLSKERFYQTTQQNIEGLKNILTWNIQHDIFLFRISSDIIPFGSHPDNKFNWANDFKPDLREIAGIIEKNKIRVSFHPGQYTVLNSPKEKVRQQAMNDLVYHCRFLDEMELDYTHKVVLHCGGVYNDKLKSMARLKDILSEVPKNVLSRLVLENDDKSYDIADTLEVANHANIPVIFDLFHHRCNSPTKKNEYYWFKKSVNTWSKKDGVPKVHYSNQAEGKKIGSHSLTISSEDFIEFYNKYKNYNVDVMLEVKDKELSVLKCQNLVNDGLSVKHRTDIWALYKYAVMEKDYSLYKECSKVINSDINITEFYKIVDKAILMPINYGSFANAAEHIWGYFKNQATQSEKKRFFDTLKQRDVKKVKKILWALTKKYNNEYLKKSYFFCY
- a CDS encoding tetratricopeptide repeat protein, whose product is MNKNKKIYKIIGATVAAIMIAGVMAPPTIGMFSSQPQMAYKEHLDELKVALEEDPNDYTKILELASLKVDAASYYISQEDYNNAEDYLHKALSNYQTALEINDEDKINILIEKSFIYHELGEVEKSEETISNAYSLQPENPEVLHSYAIILLNMGKYESAQKHFVKLSEHEQLSEEERQTFSEYVDIIEDVLQK
- a CDS encoding GNAT family N-acetyltransferase, whose product is MYKGEIIRLREYRQDDLHQALAYVNEPETKKNLNPGIPYPYTLEDEKNWLEMNSATKDIYSFAIETIEDDKYIGGCGVNSIDWKNSVATIGIFIGKEHRGKGYGTDAFRVLVDFAFNQVNINKLSIRVISFNKRAIACYKKCGFMVEGTLRQEVYRDGKYYDNIAMGLLKEEYHNNL
- a CDS encoding MATE family efflux transporter, with the protein product MGTEPILPLLFKLSLPGIVAMGVQALYNVVDSFFVAQLGDEAIAALSIAFPIHIMLIALAVGTGVGTNSLISRMLGKGDNDGAVKTSEHVIVISILYGSIIFLLGVFFPHRYISLFTDDSLTTTYAMQYIRIILIGSLPMFLGFLISDVLRGQGNTLTPMIAMIAGAITNILLDPILIFGLGPIPAMEVKGAAIATIISKIITAATVIYILLRGKNEVQPKFHKGFAFNKDIVKKIYTVGLPATVMQMLGAIMIAGINMIVGGMNELALSATGIYFRVQSFVFMPVFGLSQGYIPLVGYNFSNGNIGRVKKTIKYGVAASIIFTGTGFILFQLFPHIIAAPFVDNHELLLITETTFKNISIAFPIIGPAIIGATTFQAIGHGFPSLTLSFLRQIILLLPIAYLLSFTGSVSTVWFAFPISELLTFIVMIIWLKTTLKKEFSKKVKMEC
- a CDS encoding PTS sugar transporter subunit IIC encodes the protein METIIGLSLLIFALTLFSLFSFKAPMGKEAMSALAGTAIATFLVEAVHNFISGDLFGIEFLQEVGVSAGSLSGTIAAILVPIKMGVNPVFAVVAGAALLEVGIIPGFVAGYLVGIIAPKLEEKLPSGVSTIVGALVLAPFSRFVAVITIPIVDATLLNIGDMIVIASEQSPVVMGFFLGGIIKVICSSPLSSMALTAMLGLQGLAMGIASIASFAGAFANGVLFKRLKFGDNSNVVAVMLEPLTQADIITTNPLPIYFTNFLGGGIGGLIAVYFGIVSNAPGTASPIPGMLAPFAFNAPITVVTALILAVVGGLLGGYIGSTVFLLASKKKVVLKTSQN